The following DNA comes from Oscillospiraceae bacterium.
GGGCGTGGCGGGCGCGGCAGCGGCCACGGTCACTTCGCAGCTGATCTCCTGTGTATGCTGCCTTGTTTTCATCGTAAAAAAGTTCCCTGTTCTGCGCCTGCACCGGCAGGATTTTCACCTTTCCGGGTGGGAATTTGCCGCGCACATGCGTCTGGCGTTCCCCATGGGGTTTCAGAGCAGCATTATCGCCCTGGGTACCCTGTTCCTGCAGACCGCGCTCAACGGCCTGGGCGCTACCGCCGTGGCCAGCTACACGGCCGCCTGCCGAGTGGACCAGTTCTCGGTGCAGCCCATGATGTCTTTCGGCATGACCATGGCTACATACTCCGCTCAAAACTACGGCGCGGGCAAATTTGACCGTATCCGCACCGGGGTGCGGCAGTGCCTTTTGATTTCGGTCTCTTTCAGTATTGCCATGGCGTTTGTCAACATTCTTTTCGGCAAATCCCTGGTGCGCCTGTTTGTCGGCAGCGCCGAAAATGTCGTAAACTTAGCGCATGTTTATCTGGTTATCAACAGTGCCTGCTACTTTATTCTGGCTATCCTGTTTATCATCCGCTACACCCTGCAGGGCCTCGGAAAAAGCTTTGTGCCAACTTTCGCGGGTGTTATGGAGCTGGTCATGCGCACCATTGCGGCGCTGGCGCTGGTCGGGCCGTTTGGCTTTGCGGGGGCATCGGCCTCTAACCCGCTGGCGTGGATTGGCAGCTGCGTGCCGCTGTGCATCGCTTATGTCTTGATTATGCGTCGCCTGCCAAAGGGGCAGGACGCAGCAGACTAGACATAAACCTCTTTTTCATAAGGAATGTATAAAGAAAAGCTGTGGAATTTTTGTTTTCCACAGCTTTTTGCTATTTTTACGAAAAGAGTTATATTATTCTTTTGTAAATAAGACAGAGCTTCCGGTATGGGAAACTTATTTCGCAAAGAAAATCATCAAGAAAGCTTTGTCTGCTGGGAATATTCTACCGGAATGTTCCCGACTCGCACCAGAAACAGACTCCCCACTTGGGCTTGCATCCCAAACCTGCTTTGCAGAAAAAGGTCTTGGGGCGCCGCCTGCAAACAAAATCCGTGGTTTTTCTTTGCCTTCTTTCTTTTTTCCTAAAAAGGAAGAAGGTCAGTCTGCCGCTTTCAAATATGCTTCTGCCTCTGCGATTTCATCTGCCATAGCCTGCGTGCCAGGGGCACCGGTGGTGTTGCGCTTTTCGACACAGGTTGTCAGGCTGATTGCCTCATAGATATCCGGGCCAAAGACCGGGCTTTCTTTCTGGAATTCCTCCAGCGTAAAGTCATCCAGCGCTTTTTGGTGCTGAATACCGTAAAGCACCAGCCGCCCCACAATGCCGTGTGCGTCACGAAACGGCACCCCGTGCTTCACCAGGTAATCGGCCGCATCGGTCGCGTTGGTAAAGCCGTGGCGGGCACTGTCGGCCATGCGGTCTTTGCGGAAGCGCATGGTGCGCAGCATGTCGGCAAACAGCCGCACGCAGCCCTTGACCGTATCAATCGCGTCAAACGAAAGCTCTTTATCCTCCTGCATATCTTTGTCATACGCAAGCGGAATACCCTTCATGGTCGTCATCAGCGACGCCAGCGCCCCATAGACCCGGCCGGTCTTGCCACGCACCAGTTCGGCAATATCCGGATTCTTTTTCTGCGGCATAATGCTGCTGCCGGTGCTGTAGCGGTCGTCGATTTCGACAAATTGGTATTCATTAGAGTTCCACAGAATGACTTCTTCGCAAAAGCGGCTTAAATGCATCATGATTACAGACAATGCAGAAAGGAATTCCAGCAGATAGTCGCGGTCAGAGACCGAGTCCATGCTGTTGCGGGTCGGCCCGTCAAAGCCAAGCAGAGAGGCCACACAGGCGCGGTCGAGCGGATAGGTCGTGCCGGCCAGGGCGCCTGCCCCCAGCGGGCACAGGTTCAGCCGCTTTTTGGTGTCTGCCAGGCGGCCGCGGTCGCGCCGGAACATCTCAAAGTAGGCGCCCAGGTGATGCGCCAGCGTGGTTGGCTGTGCTTTCTGCAGGTGGGTAAAGCCCGGCATAAACGTTTCTGTATTTTCTTTCATCAGCTTTAAAATCGTTTCCAGCAGTTCTTTGAGCTCGGTGTCGATATTGCCGATTTCATCGCGCACATACAGCTTCATATCCAGCGCAACCTGGTCGTTGCGGCTGCGGCCGGTGTGCAGCTTTTTGCCGGTGTCGCCAATGCGGTCAATCAGGTTTGCCTCGACAAAGCTGTGCACGTCCTCGTACTCGTCGGTCATCTGCAGCCGGCCGCTCTGTGCATCCGCCAAAATGCCCTGCAGACCGGCTAAAATATCGTCACACTCTTTTTGTGTCAAAATGCCCTGTTTTGCCAGCATTTTCACGTGCGCGCAGCTGCCCGCTATGTCCTGCGGCAGCAGGCGGCGGTCAAAGGAAAAGGATGCGTTGAACTGATAGGCGAGCTTGTCTGTTTCGCGGGTAAATCTGCCGCCCCATAACTGTGCCATTGCTGTACCTGCTTTCCTGTCAGAAAGGATTGGCGCCCAAAGGGCTTCCTTTCTGTATTTTTTGTGCATTTTGATATATATAAAGATGACAAAATTGTACCACGAATTTCGTGAAAATGCAATTTGCGGATTGATTGACCTTTGGTTCTTTTCATGCTATCCTCAATGTATAAAACCTGCTATATTTAGAAAGGAGCAAGCCCCCATGCACATACAGGACCTGCTGAGTCCGGCGGCGTGCAGTCTTTTTGCATCTGTCAACAGCAAACAGGCCGCAATGGAGCAGCTGATCTGCCTGATGGCGCGCACCGGCTGCATAAACGACATCGCCGCGTTCCGTAAAAATGTACTGGAGCGCGAGGCTTCGGTTTCTACCGGCTGCGACGGTCTAGCCATTCCGCACGGCCGCTGTGCGGCGGTCACGCGCCCGGCGCTGGCGGTCATGCGCGTTGCTGCGGGCTGCCCTTTTAATGCGCTGGACCACAAGCCGGTCTATCTTTTCTTTATGATTGCCGCACCAAATGCAAGCACCCACATGCAGCTGTTAAGCCGCCTGGCCGAGCTGCTTCTGGACAAATCCCTTATACAAAAACTGATGACCGCACCGGATTTTTCCGCTTTCTGCAGCGCCCTGACTCAAGCAGAAGAAGAAACCGAGGCCGACCGGGGCGCCCCTGCACCAAAAGCGGGCGGCCGCTACACCGCGGTTGCCGTGACCGCCTGCCCCCTGGGCATTGCGCACACCTACACGGCAAAGCGCAGCCTGTACCAGGCCGCGGAAGAAATGGGCATTACGCTGAAAGTAGAAACCCACGGTGCCAGCGGCGTACAAGACCAGCTTACGGAAGCGGAAATTGCCGGCTGCAGCGGGGTCATTGTGGCAGCGGACCGTGCACTGGATCTTTCGCGCTTTGCGGGAAAGCCGCTGCTGCGGGTCCCCGTGTCGGACGGCATCAGCCGCCCGCGTCAGCTGCTGGAGTGTGCCGCCGCGGGCAAAGCGCCTGTCTACCGCCCCGAAAAAGCCCTTTCGTCTTCTCTTCCTTCTTACAAAAATATTGGGCACTGGCTTTACAGCGTCCTGATGAGCGGTGTTTCCCACATGCTGCCCT
Coding sequences within:
- a CDS encoding MATE family efflux transporter — protein: MTKDLTHGSPAKLIFFFTIPLLIGNLFQQFYNMADTLIVGRTLGVDALAGVGCTGGISFLILGFAEGITAGLSILTAQRFGAGDNDGVRRCFAAGLLISAGTTLLLTLLGVCFARQMLLWMNTPAKILPYAYSYIIIIMGGIVASMLFNLLSNTLRALGDSRTPLLFLVIACVVNIVLDLVFICVFHWGVAGAAAATVTSQLISCVCCLVFIVKKFPVLRLHRQDFHLSGWEFAAHMRLAFPMGFQSSIIALGTLFLQTALNGLGATAVASYTAACRVDQFSVQPMMSFGMTMATYSAQNYGAGKFDRIRTGVRQCLLISVSFSIAMAFVNILFGKSLVRLFVGSAENVVNLAHVYLVINSACYFILAILFIIRYTLQGLGKSFVPTFAGVMELVMRTIAALALVGPFGFAGASASNPLAWIGSCVPLCIAYVLIMRRLPKGQDAAD
- the argH gene encoding argininosuccinate lyase, which codes for MAQLWGGRFTRETDKLAYQFNASFSFDRRLLPQDIAGSCAHVKMLAKQGILTQKECDDILAGLQGILADAQSGRLQMTDEYEDVHSFVEANLIDRIGDTGKKLHTGRSRNDQVALDMKLYVRDEIGNIDTELKELLETILKLMKENTETFMPGFTHLQKAQPTTLAHHLGAYFEMFRRDRGRLADTKKRLNLCPLGAGALAGTTYPLDRACVASLLGFDGPTRNSMDSVSDRDYLLEFLSALSVIMMHLSRFCEEVILWNSNEYQFVEIDDRYSTGSSIMPQKKNPDIAELVRGKTGRVYGALASLMTTMKGIPLAYDKDMQEDKELSFDAIDTVKGCVRLFADMLRTMRFRKDRMADSARHGFTNATDAADYLVKHGVPFRDAHGIVGRLVLYGIQHQKALDDFTLEEFQKESPVFGPDIYEAISLTTCVEKRNTTGAPGTQAMADEIAEAEAYLKAAD